In a single window of the Pseudomonas oryzihabitans genome:
- a CDS encoding AraC family transcriptional regulator, whose amino-acid sequence MSAPALRLGDLSTGFVLALAAAVATRGADATGLLDRFGLTAARLAEPGGRLSIPHYMRLGHAALELTGDPALGLAMGQAMRPAFLGLAGVTVAQAPDVRHAAETLLALEPLYGRNYRGQSRYAAQGRDAWLHFYSISPYNAYNSFVVDVVLSAWLALLGTVAGGPLQPRRVLIEYPAPADLAPYEAAFGCPVEFGAAENALLLDARALSLTGPEHCPATWRQLLALSEAERARLTRTRGLSERVIEVMGPLLRHGEPTLEQIAVRLRLPSWTLRRKLAEEGTQYRTLLNLTRRDLALAYIRDTEASFGEIAYLLGFASPAAFQRAFKRWTEQTPGDWRRLQRQTIAG is encoded by the coding sequence ATGAGCGCACCCGCGCTGCGCCTGGGCGACCTCTCCACCGGTTTCGTGCTGGCGCTGGCCGCCGCGGTGGCCACTCGCGGGGCGGACGCCACGGGTCTGCTCGATCGCTTTGGCCTGACGGCGGCGCGGCTGGCCGAACCCGGTGGACGGCTGTCGATCCCCCACTACATGCGTCTTGGTCATGCCGCCCTGGAGCTGACCGGCGATCCGGCGCTGGGTCTGGCCATGGGCCAGGCGATGCGTCCGGCCTTCCTCGGGCTCGCGGGGGTGACGGTGGCCCAGGCACCGGATGTCCGCCATGCCGCGGAAACGCTGCTGGCGCTGGAGCCGCTCTATGGCCGTAACTACCGTGGCCAGTCGCGCTATGCGGCCCAGGGGCGCGACGCCTGGCTGCACTTCTATAGCATCAGCCCCTACAACGCCTACAACAGCTTCGTGGTCGACGTGGTGCTCAGCGCCTGGCTGGCGTTGCTGGGCACCGTGGCCGGTGGTCCCCTGCAGCCCCGCCGTGTGCTCATCGAATACCCGGCGCCGGCGGACCTGGCGCCCTACGAGGCCGCCTTCGGTTGCCCGGTGGAATTCGGCGCCGCCGAGAACGCCCTCTTGCTCGACGCCCGCGCCCTGAGCCTGACCGGCCCCGAGCACTGCCCCGCCACCTGGCGCCAGTTGCTGGCGCTTAGCGAAGCCGAGCGTGCCCGCCTGACGCGTACCCGTGGCCTCAGCGAGCGGGTGATCGAGGTCATGGGGCCCTTGCTGCGCCATGGCGAGCCGACCCTGGAGCAGATCGCCGTACGGTTGCGCCTGCCCTCCTGGACCCTCAGGCGCAAGCTCGCCGAGGAAGGCACCCAGTACCGCACCCTGCTCAATCTCACCCGCCGCGACCTGGCGTTGGCCTATATCCGCGATACCGAGGCCAGTTTCGGCGAGATCGCCTATCTCCTGGGTTTTGCCTCGCCGGCTGCCTTCCAGCGCGCGTTCAAGCGCTGGACCGAGCAGACGCCCGGCGACTGGCGCCGCCTGCAGCGGCAGACGATCGCAGGTTGA
- a CDS encoding mechanosensitive ion channel domain-containing protein, with product MTAALPMPTLLLSLLLLFLALPLRAAETPANAPAGLDPQQARQVAALLQDPQRRQELILTLQAIASQPASASGTPAAAAPATAAAPAPAPAASEEKALVPLEANGLIAQTLNRVGRWADHLGAELNQVQRAIRTLPDWSRASFTSEAGRRALLQALLTLGTLFAAGLLGEWLVHRLLQRPRQNLQRHADQADSHARHQAQQAATQQPSPAATAADEEAATRPAESAVALVKIQRDGVDQLEEVPIAPADSAAPPQSEPVAESASPDASAAARARPSAEEHWTTLRHLPFALGLLLLELLPLLVFWTVAALLIHYLVGTDASQRELVGGFIGAYLTTRLALIVVRLLIDPAAHGIRLLKVRTGLACTLLRWLHAFVALVTFGLALAQAADILGASEAGREAIVKLVSLLAHLLVVGLIFHVRRPVAMRIAGRQDGNGALTVLRAWLGQVWALFAAVFVLGGWTMWALDIEDGLPRLMNFVALSAGIVILGRLAAVFLLGLLGRLFQPAPSEGASSIDLHLQRYYPLARWLVGVIVTLVTVLALFQSWGWSVLDWFGDGSIGRSLLSAFLTILIAAIIAVVVWEGANVTVNRRLSSWTERGDTVRAARLRTLLPMLRTGLFILVALIVGLTALSELGINTTPLLASASIIGVALGFGSQKLVQDFITGIFLLLENAMQVGDWVTVAGVSGTVEYLSIRTVRLRAGDGSLHIVPFSSVSAVNNINRGLGNAALRISVGYAEDIERAIAELKDIGAGMRADDAFKDLILADLEIWGVDAVDGSMVTIAGQMRCIDKGRWGVQRELNRRILERFRERGIEIANPRASLLLPSEAGIVPSTPIQPRPAE from the coding sequence ATGACCGCTGCCCTGCCCATGCCGACTCTCCTGCTCTCCCTGTTGCTGCTGTTCCTCGCCCTACCCCTGCGGGCTGCCGAAACCCCTGCCAACGCCCCTGCCGGACTCGACCCGCAGCAGGCGCGCCAGGTCGCGGCCCTGTTGCAGGATCCGCAACGTCGCCAGGAGCTGATCCTGACGCTTCAGGCCATCGCCAGCCAGCCGGCGAGCGCCAGCGGAACGCCTGCCGCCGCGGCGCCGGCCACGGCGGCTGCCCCAGCCCCCGCTCCGGCAGCCAGCGAGGAAAAGGCGCTGGTACCCCTGGAGGCCAACGGCCTTATCGCCCAGACGCTCAATCGCGTCGGTCGCTGGGCCGACCACCTGGGCGCCGAGCTGAATCAGGTGCAGCGGGCGATACGCACCTTGCCGGACTGGTCACGTGCCAGCTTTACCTCCGAAGCGGGCCGCCGCGCCCTGTTGCAGGCCCTGCTGACCCTTGGCACCCTTTTCGCCGCCGGCCTGCTCGGCGAATGGCTGGTGCACCGGCTACTCCAACGCCCGCGGCAAAACCTGCAGCGTCATGCCGATCAGGCCGACAGCCACGCTCGGCACCAGGCCCAGCAGGCGGCCACTCAGCAGCCTTCCCCCGCTGCCACCGCCGCCGATGAAGAAGCCGCTACCCGTCCAGCCGAATCTGCCGTGGCGCTGGTCAAGATCCAGCGCGATGGGGTGGACCAGCTGGAAGAGGTGCCCATCGCGCCAGCCGACAGCGCCGCGCCGCCACAGAGCGAGCCTGTCGCCGAGTCCGCCAGCCCCGACGCCAGCGCTGCCGCGCGCGCCCGGCCCAGCGCCGAGGAACACTGGACCACGCTGCGTCACCTGCCCTTCGCCCTGGGCCTGCTGCTGCTGGAACTGCTACCGCTGCTGGTGTTCTGGACGGTCGCGGCACTGCTCATCCACTACCTGGTGGGGACGGACGCCAGCCAGCGCGAACTGGTCGGAGGCTTCATCGGTGCCTATCTCACCACCCGCCTCGCGCTGATCGTCGTCCGCCTGTTGATCGATCCCGCCGCCCACGGCATCCGCCTGCTCAAGGTACGGACGGGACTGGCCTGCACGCTGCTGCGCTGGCTGCATGCCTTCGTCGCCCTGGTCACCTTTGGCCTGGCGCTGGCGCAGGCGGCGGACATCCTCGGCGCCAGCGAGGCTGGGCGCGAAGCCATCGTCAAACTGGTTTCGCTGCTCGCGCATCTGCTGGTGGTCGGCCTGATCTTTCACGTCCGCCGACCGGTGGCCATGCGCATCGCCGGGCGCCAGGACGGCAATGGCGCCCTGACCGTGCTGCGCGCCTGGCTGGGTCAGGTGTGGGCCCTGTTCGCCGCGGTCTTCGTGCTGGGCGGCTGGACCATGTGGGCGCTCGACATCGAAGACGGCCTGCCACGGCTGATGAATTTCGTCGCCCTTTCGGCCGGCATCGTCATCCTTGGCCGCCTGGCGGCGGTTTTCCTGCTCGGCCTGCTCGGCCGCCTGTTCCAGCCTGCGCCGAGCGAAGGCGCCAGCAGCATCGATCTGCACCTGCAGCGCTACTATCCGCTGGCCCGCTGGCTGGTGGGGGTGATCGTCACCCTGGTCACGGTCCTGGCGCTGTTCCAGTCCTGGGGCTGGAGCGTGCTGGACTGGTTCGGTGACGGCAGCATCGGGCGCAGCCTGCTGTCCGCCTTCCTCACCATCCTCATTGCCGCCATCATCGCCGTGGTGGTCTGGGAAGGCGCCAATGTCACGGTGAATCGGCGCCTAAGCAGCTGGACCGAGCGTGGTGACACGGTACGCGCGGCCCGTCTGCGCACCCTGCTGCCCATGTTGCGCACCGGCCTGTTCATCCTGGTCGCACTCATCGTCGGCCTGACCGCCCTGAGCGAACTGGGCATCAACACCACGCCCCTGCTGGCCAGCGCCAGCATCATCGGCGTGGCCCTGGGCTTCGGCTCGCAGAAGCTGGTGCAGGACTTCATCACCGGCATCTTTCTGCTGCTGGAAAATGCCATGCAGGTCGGCGACTGGGTCACCGTGGCCGGGGTCTCGGGCACCGTGGAATACCTGTCGATTCGCACCGTGCGCCTGCGCGCCGGGGACGGCTCCCTGCACATCGTGCCCTTCAGCTCGGTGTCGGCGGTCAACAACATCAACCGCGGCCTGGGCAACGCCGCCTTGCGCATCAGCGTGGGCTACGCCGAAGACATCGAGCGTGCCATCGCCGAACTCAAGGATATCGGTGCCGGCATGCGCGCCGACGACGCCTTCAAGGACCTGATCCTCGCCGATCTGGAAATCTGGGGCGTGGATGCCGTCGATGGCTCCATGGTGACCATCGCCGGCCAGATGAGATGCATCGACAAGGGCCGCTGGGGTGTGCAGCGCGAACTCAACCGCCGCATCCTCGAACGCTTCCGCGAGCGCGGCATCGAGATCGCCAACCCGCGTGCCAGCCTGTTGCTGCCCAGCGAAGCCGGTATCGTACCCTCCACGCCCATCCAGCCACGTCCCGCGGAGTAG
- a CDS encoding NUDIX hydrolase has product MQFRQDAFNGLIIDAASLPTTREAFAPALAELLDGARREGRNLIWLTLPLALGELVGVATAAGFVFHNCLEQELTLVWRGTPTAFAPFVPTHSLGVGGLVLNGHGELLAIRERGSQGYKLPGGHVELGEDLGPAVIREVWEETGIHSAFRSIAGLVTTHPYRFGKSNLYVVCRLDPLDVDIAIQDPEEIEDARWLPLPDYLADPGNSAFNRELVRSLVQAEGLLPSALNSERYPKAEVFLAQPSKD; this is encoded by the coding sequence GTGCAGTTTCGCCAAGATGCCTTCAATGGCCTGATCATCGACGCCGCCTCGCTGCCCACCACCCGCGAGGCCTTCGCCCCAGCCCTGGCGGAGCTGCTCGACGGGGCCCGGCGCGAAGGTCGCAACCTGATCTGGCTGACCCTGCCCCTGGCCCTGGGCGAACTGGTCGGCGTGGCGACCGCTGCCGGCTTCGTCTTTCACAACTGTCTCGAACAGGAACTGACCCTGGTCTGGCGCGGCACGCCCACGGCCTTCGCGCCCTTCGTGCCGACCCACAGCCTGGGTGTGGGCGGACTGGTACTGAACGGCCACGGCGAACTCCTGGCGATCCGCGAACGCGGCAGCCAGGGCTACAAGCTACCGGGTGGCCACGTCGAGCTGGGTGAGGACCTGGGTCCTGCGGTGATCCGCGAGGTCTGGGAAGAAACCGGCATCCACAGCGCCTTTCGCAGCATCGCCGGCCTGGTGACCACCCATCCCTACCGTTTCGGCAAGTCCAATCTCTATGTGGTCTGCCGCCTCGACCCGCTGGATGTCGACATCGCCATCCAGGATCCCGAGGAGATTGAGGACGCCCGCTGGCTACCGCTGCCCGACTACCTGGCCGATCCGGGCAACAGCGCCTTCAATCGCGAGCTGGTGCGCAGCCTGGTCCAGGCCGAGGGCCTGCTGCCCAGCGCCCTGAACAGCGAGCGCTATCCCAAGGCAGAAGTCTTTCTGGCTCAGCCGTCGAAGGACTGA
- the cysE gene encoding serine O-acetyltransferase yields MRLRSATQLWQLLRAQAEAGCREAPALAAGLTRALLEPEDLAAALGRRCAEALAEDPQQADRLAQRFAALHAERPALVASACADLEAVLARDPAYASLLEIFLFSKGFLALQAHRLGHALWAHDERLLALHLQARCNRLLAIDIHPAARLGCGIMLDHGTGIVIGETAVVEDEVSILQQVTLGGTGKEQGDRHPKVRRGVMIGAGVKILGNLEIGEGAKIGANSVVLRPVAPHTTVVGIPARPVGRPRDAHPAESMDQSFDG; encoded by the coding sequence ATGCGCCTTCGCTCCGCTACCCAACTCTGGCAACTCCTGCGCGCCCAGGCCGAGGCCGGGTGCCGTGAGGCGCCTGCCCTGGCCGCTGGGCTGACGCGTGCGCTGCTCGAACCGGAGGACCTGGCTGCGGCCCTAGGCCGGCGCTGCGCCGAGGCCCTGGCCGAAGATCCGCAACAGGCCGACCGACTCGCCCAGCGCTTCGCCGCCCTGCATGCCGAGCGTCCGGCGCTGGTCGCGTCCGCCTGCGCGGACCTAGAGGCGGTGCTGGCACGGGATCCGGCCTATGCCAGCCTGCTGGAGATATTTCTCTTTTCTAAGGGCTTCCTGGCGCTGCAGGCCCATCGCCTGGGACATGCCCTCTGGGCCCACGACGAGCGTCTGCTGGCGCTGCACCTGCAGGCGCGCTGCAATCGCCTGCTGGCCATCGACATCCACCCGGCCGCACGGCTGGGCTGCGGCATCATGCTCGACCACGGCACCGGCATCGTCATTGGTGAGACCGCGGTGGTGGAGGATGAAGTGTCCATCCTGCAGCAGGTGACCCTGGGCGGTACCGGCAAGGAGCAGGGCGATCGTCATCCCAAGGTGCGTCGCGGCGTGATGATCGGCGCCGGGGTCAAGATCCTTGGCAATCTGGAGATCGGCGAAGGCGCCAAGATCGGTGCCAACAGCGTGGTGCTGCGCCCCGTGGCGCCCCATACCACGGTGGTGGGCATTCCCGCCCGGCCGGTGGGCCGCCCGCGCGACGCCCATCCGGCCGAGAGCATGGATCAGTCCTTCGACGGCTGA
- a CDS encoding GNAT family N-acetyltransferase: MTTACRIERLEVADLKAHLDEFQQLLAACVLEGASIGFILPLTDAVNHRFWTEGVAPGLARGDRLLFAALQAGRVVGSVQLVLDTPANQPHRAEVVKLLVHPAYRRQGLARRLMQAVEAAAQAQRRELLTLDTRSDDHAEPLYLSLGYQVVGRIPGYALDARQPERRDSTTLMYKTLSARPAKLGAPR, from the coding sequence ATGACCACTGCTTGTCGCATCGAACGGCTGGAGGTCGCCGACCTCAAGGCGCACCTGGACGAATTCCAGCAGCTGCTGGCCGCCTGTGTGCTGGAGGGGGCGAGCATCGGCTTCATCCTGCCGCTCACCGACGCCGTGAATCATCGCTTCTGGACCGAAGGAGTCGCGCCGGGCCTGGCCCGCGGCGATCGCCTGCTGTTCGCCGCCCTCCAGGCCGGGCGTGTGGTCGGCAGCGTGCAACTGGTGCTGGATACCCCGGCCAATCAGCCGCACCGCGCGGAAGTGGTCAAGCTGCTGGTGCATCCGGCGTACCGCCGGCAGGGCCTGGCCCGTCGGCTGATGCAGGCGGTGGAAGCGGCCGCCCAGGCCCAGAGGCGTGAGTTGCTGACCCTGGATACCCGCAGTGATGACCATGCCGAGCCGCTCTATCTGTCCCTCGGCTATCAGGTGGTCGGCAGGATTCCTGGCTACGCCCTGGATGCCCGGCAACCCGAGCGCCGTGACAGCACCACCCTGATGTACAAGACGCTGTCCGCCAGGCCCGCTAAGCTTGGCGCCCCTCGCTGA
- a CDS encoding helix-turn-helix domain-containing protein codes for MLDERLALRLKALRLESGLSLEQLATLSGVSRATLSRLENAEVSPTTAVLGQLCSAYGLTLTRLLHSVEQSFPAQVQRQAQQVWTDPAQAFSRRSVSPPAQALAGEVIESQLGPGVDIRYEASPRPGLEHHLLMLEGELQLWIEEQPYRLSSGDCLRYRLWGSSRFLSGAAGARYLLFMI; via the coding sequence ATGCTCGATGAACGCCTGGCACTCAGACTCAAGGCCTTGCGCCTCGAAAGTGGTCTGTCACTCGAACAGCTGGCGACCCTCAGCGGAGTGAGTCGCGCAACCCTGTCACGGCTGGAAAATGCCGAGGTCAGCCCGACGACGGCGGTGCTTGGCCAGCTCTGTTCGGCCTACGGCCTGACCCTGACGCGCCTGCTGCATAGCGTGGAGCAGTCTTTTCCGGCACAGGTCCAGCGCCAGGCCCAGCAGGTCTGGACGGATCCCGCGCAGGCCTTTAGCCGCCGCTCCGTGTCACCGCCGGCCCAGGCGCTGGCGGGTGAGGTGATCGAGAGTCAGTTGGGCCCCGGCGTCGATATCCGCTATGAGGCCTCCCCTCGACCAGGCCTCGAACACCATCTGCTGATGCTGGAGGGCGAGTTGCAGCTCTGGATCGAGGAGCAGCCCTATCGGCTGAGCAGTGGCGATTGCCTGCGCTATCGCCTGTGGGGCAGCAGTCGTTTTCTCAGCGGCGCTGCCGGCGCTCGCTATCTCTTGTTCATGATCTGA
- a CDS encoding methyl-accepting chemotaxis protein, with protein MLNNIRIQNKLFAGFAAIIALVVLLLWLTYASLQSLVDANRWDRHTAEVLLSVTALDNNLLEARAKVRNYWYSGAAADAEVARQALPLLMAAVRVPQRLTQDNPEQQQRLARLTADLDSWRQQTFEPLLRLRDTGNLSPAQLANEPLITALISQVAAMRQQIQSIADDERHLSAQRADHTEEVRSQLTWTLVAGGSFCVLLAALIAWLLSHHLLRSIRALTDTVARISAGESSARVKVQGRDELGQVGLAFNQMAQQIQDDHAREQALMQRLRADVDDLLGVVNKAAAGDLTGRTAVSGDDAIGQLARGLGKMIEDLRGMIAKVQRAGIQVTSSTTEIAASSRQQEATSIEQAQTSVEVLSTTREIAANANALVRTMEEAVQVADETTNGAVQARTSLTSMDGTMQRMVAATDSINAKLAALSEKSSHINKVLTTITKVADQTNLLSLNAAIEAEKAGEAGRGFSVVATEIRRLSDQTTAATDDIEQMLKDMNSAVSASVMGMDKFSEEIRRSVQEVASVSDQLAEVIEDVQKLPARFDIVLEGMQSQAIGAGQIAETITQLNDSTQQTTEALKATSEAVQYLQQAAQDLQSSVATFSVTR; from the coding sequence ATGCTCAACAACATTCGCATCCAGAACAAACTCTTCGCCGGCTTCGCCGCCATCATTGCCCTGGTGGTCCTGCTGCTCTGGTTGACCTATGCGTCGTTGCAGAGCCTGGTCGATGCCAATCGCTGGGACCGGCATACCGCCGAGGTACTGCTGTCCGTCACGGCGCTGGACAACAACCTCCTCGAAGCCCGTGCCAAGGTGCGCAACTACTGGTATTCCGGAGCCGCCGCCGACGCCGAGGTTGCCCGCCAGGCGCTGCCTCTGCTGATGGCAGCGGTGCGCGTGCCCCAGCGGCTGACCCAGGACAATCCCGAGCAACAGCAGCGCCTCGCGCGGCTGACCGCGGATCTCGACAGTTGGCGGCAACAGACTTTCGAACCCCTGCTGCGGCTGCGTGACACCGGCAATCTCTCTCCAGCGCAGTTGGCCAACGAGCCGCTGATCACCGCCTTGATCAGCCAGGTCGCAGCCATGCGCCAGCAGATCCAGAGCATCGCCGATGACGAGCGCCACCTGTCCGCCCAGCGCGCCGACCATACCGAAGAGGTACGTAGCCAGCTGACCTGGACCCTGGTCGCGGGCGGCTCCTTCTGCGTACTGTTGGCCGCGCTCATCGCCTGGTTGCTCTCCCATCACCTGCTGCGCTCGATTCGTGCCCTGACCGACACGGTGGCACGGATCTCCGCGGGCGAAAGCAGCGCCCGGGTGAAGGTGCAGGGCCGGGACGAACTGGGCCAGGTAGGGCTGGCCTTCAATCAGATGGCCCAGCAGATCCAGGACGACCATGCCCGCGAGCAGGCATTGATGCAGCGTCTGCGTGCTGACGTCGACGACCTGCTCGGGGTGGTCAACAAGGCCGCAGCGGGAGACCTCACCGGGCGCACCGCGGTCAGTGGCGACGATGCCATCGGCCAACTGGCCCGCGGCCTGGGCAAGATGATCGAGGACCTGCGCGGCATGATCGCCAAGGTCCAGCGCGCCGGCATCCAGGTGACCTCTTCCACGACGGAAATTGCCGCGTCCTCGCGCCAGCAGGAAGCCACCAGCATCGAACAGGCCCAGACCAGCGTGGAGGTGCTGAGCACCACACGGGAAATCGCCGCCAACGCCAATGCCCTGGTCCGCACCATGGAAGAAGCCGTGCAGGTGGCGGACGAGACCACCAATGGCGCGGTACAGGCGCGCACCAGCCTGACGAGCATGGATGGCACCATGCAGCGCATGGTGGCGGCGACCGACTCCATCAACGCCAAGCTCGCCGCCCTGTCGGAGAAATCCAGCCACATCAACAAGGTGCTGACCACCATCACCAAAGTGGCCGACCAGACCAATCTGCTGTCGCTCAACGCCGCCATCGAGGCGGAAAAGGCCGGTGAGGCGGGTCGCGGCTTCTCGGTGGTGGCGACCGAGATCCGCCGCCTGTCGGACCAGACCACCGCCGCGACCGACGATATCGAGCAGATGCTCAAGGACATGAATTCCGCGGTATCCGCCAGCGTCATGGGCATGGACAAGTTCTCCGAGGAAATCCGCCGCAGCGTGCAGGAAGTGGCAAGCGTCAGCGATCAGCTGGCCGAGGTGATCGAAGACGTACAGAAATTGCCGGCGCGCTTCGACATCGTCCTGGAAGGCATGCAGTCCCAGGCGATAGGCGCTGGCCAGATCGCCGAGACCATCACCCAGCTCAACGACAGCACCCAGCAGACCACCGAGGCGCTCAAGGCCACCAGTGAGGCCGTCCAGTATCTCCAGCAGGCGGCGCAGGACCTGCAGAGCAGCGTCGCTACCTTCTCGGTCACCCGTTGA
- a CDS encoding chemotaxis protein CheW: MQILVFQLADTAAALPTAVIRQVLPFLQLSRFPAAPPGVAGLMNLHGEAIPVVDVAAMSGAPGARARQDTRILLVDYPLPTSGHRPLGLVVEGVAGVHRISATSRRPAGIRLPDYPWLGDVLETPEGLWLWLDLDRLLSPALAALLFQEAA, translated from the coding sequence ATGCAGATCCTGGTCTTTCAACTGGCCGATACCGCCGCGGCCCTGCCCACGGCGGTCATCCGCCAGGTGCTGCCCTTTCTCCAGCTCTCCCGGTTTCCCGCCGCGCCGCCCGGGGTCGCCGGCCTGATGAACCTGCACGGTGAAGCGATCCCGGTGGTGGACGTCGCCGCCATGAGCGGTGCCCCGGGCGCTCGGGCGCGGCAGGACACGCGCATCCTGCTGGTGGACTATCCCCTGCCCACCAGTGGCCATCGGCCGCTCGGCCTGGTGGTGGAAGGCGTCGCTGGCGTACACCGGATCAGCGCCACCTCGCGGCGTCCGGCCGGTATCCGCCTGCCCGACTATCCCTGGCTCGGCGACGTGCTGGAAACACCCGAAGGCCTCTGGTTGTGGCTGGACCTGGACCGGCTGCTCTCGCCGGCCCTGGCCGCCCTGCTGTTCCAGGAGGCCGCGTGA
- a CDS encoding CheR family methyltransferase yields the protein MTLDPRLAPLVRARTGLAIADDMLARAIRQRLRERQENDAESYVARILEDEAEFADLLDLLVIPETWFFRDPQAIAHAARFAQERHARTGLPVRLLSLPCSTGEEPYTLAMALFDTGLPATAFQVTAVDINEPSLERARRGLYGRNSFRARDLAFRERYFDPEGDRHRLAEAVRNQVRFRQGNILQLGSLRDGAAFDVVLCRNLLIYFDDQTQGRALSHLAALMHDDGLLCVGSSEMVSAMRHGFASLGVAHASALIKRQAATPELVRSPATVPAPRRKTTTRSPWPSHPLPARLRSRSAPASEPAAPVAPQRPALEEAQRLADAGRGAEAEALLRRLLEADRGQAGAHFLLALILPDDRAAEAERALRQALYLEPGHYPALCRLALICERAGRLDEAGRLRERAARIQTRGGEDA from the coding sequence GTGACGCTCGATCCCCGTCTTGCCCCCCTGGTGCGGGCGCGCACCGGCCTGGCCATCGCCGACGACATGCTGGCCCGCGCCATCCGCCAGCGGCTGCGCGAGCGCCAGGAAAACGACGCGGAGTCCTATGTCGCGCGTATCCTCGAAGACGAGGCCGAATTCGCCGATCTGCTGGACCTGCTGGTCATTCCCGAGACCTGGTTCTTTCGCGATCCCCAGGCGATCGCCCACGCCGCCCGCTTTGCCCAGGAGCGCCATGCCCGGACCGGTTTGCCGGTACGCCTGCTCAGCCTGCCCTGCTCCACCGGCGAAGAGCCCTACACCCTGGCGATGGCCCTGTTCGATACCGGGCTGCCAGCCACCGCGTTCCAGGTCACTGCGGTGGATATCAACGAACCGTCGCTGGAGCGTGCCCGCCGTGGGCTCTATGGGCGCAACTCCTTTCGCGCGCGGGATCTCGCCTTTCGCGAGCGCTACTTCGACCCCGAAGGCGATCGCCACCGCCTGGCCGAGGCGGTGCGCAACCAGGTGCGCTTTCGCCAGGGCAATATCCTTCAGCTGGGCAGCCTGCGCGACGGCGCCGCCTTCGACGTGGTGCTCTGCCGCAATCTGCTGATCTACTTCGATGACCAGACCCAGGGCCGTGCGCTTAGCCACCTGGCCGCGCTGATGCACGACGACGGCCTGCTCTGCGTTGGCAGTTCGGAAATGGTGAGCGCCATGCGCCATGGCTTCGCCAGCCTGGGCGTCGCCCACGCCTCGGCGCTGATCAAGCGGCAGGCGGCCACGCCCGAGCTGGTGCGGTCTCCAGCCACGGTGCCGGCGCCTCGCCGCAAGACCACCACCCGCTCGCCCTGGCCCAGCCACCCGCTGCCTGCGCGCCTGCGGTCCAGAAGCGCGCCAGCGTCCGAGCCGGCCGCGCCCGTCGCCCCCCAACGCCCGGCACTGGAGGAGGCCCAGCGCCTCGCCGATGCGGGGCGCGGCGCCGAAGCCGAAGCCCTGCTGCGCCGCCTGTTGGAGGCAGACCGCGGCCAGGCGGGCGCCCACTTCCTGCTGGCGCTCATCCTGCCCGACGACCGCGCCGCCGAGGCCGAGCGGGCGCTGCGCCAGGCACTCTATCTGGAGCCCGGCCACTATCCGGCGCTCTGTCGCCTGGCGTTGATCTGCGAAAGAGCCGGTCGCCTGGACGAAGCCGGTCGCCTGCGCGAACGCGCCGCCCGCATCCAGACCCGCGGAGGTGAGGACGCATGA
- a CDS encoding chemotaxis protein CheW, translating to MSLTRDLTSAERLDWAERYAQPPDDRQARSASALVFRLGAEWLGLPGSCLVTASEPTVAHRIPHRRSPLLRGIVPVRGQLHPCIALDLLLAVAPAGQTGGFPRLLLLRVGRRDWAVQVDEVLGLQRYAPSDVQPPPATLGGELLSYLGGVYREGPHQVGLIDLARLERALEEALR from the coding sequence ATGAGTCTGACGCGCGACCTCACCTCTGCGGAGCGCCTCGACTGGGCCGAACGCTATGCCCAGCCACCGGATGATCGTCAGGCCCGCTCGGCCAGCGCCCTGGTCTTCCGCCTCGGTGCGGAATGGCTGGGTCTGCCCGGCAGTTGCCTGGTCACGGCCAGCGAACCCACCGTGGCGCACCGCATCCCCCACCGACGCTCGCCGCTGCTGCGCGGCATCGTGCCGGTGCGCGGCCAGCTGCATCCCTGTATCGCCCTGGATCTCCTCTTGGCGGTGGCCCCGGCAGGCCAGACCGGCGGCTTTCCACGCCTGTTGCTGCTGCGCGTCGGTCGCCGTGACTGGGCCGTGCAGGTGGACGAGGTCCTGGGCCTGCAGCGCTATGCGCCGAGCGACGTGCAGCCGCCGCCGGCCACCTTGGGCGGCGAACTGCTCAGCTATCTCGGCGGCGTCTATCGCGAAGGTCCGCATCAGGTCGGCCTGATCGATCTGGCGCGGCTGGAGCGGGCCCTGGAAGAGGCGCTGCGATGA